A segment of the Asinibacterium sp. OR53 genome:
GTACCCTTAACTCCAATACAACACCTGTCAGTGATCATATACATTGGTTAAAAGAACCCGGCGATCTGTTTACTTTTTTATAAGCTCTTTTTACCTCTGAACTTACGGCACGCATCACTGCAATATTTGACCTCAGTCCAGTTATGCTGCCATTTTTTCCGCCAGGAAAAAGGACGCCTGCAAACGACACATAACTTCTGAGGCAGGGGCTTTCTATCTTTCAGCGGCATGCCGGACTCTTTAAATTTTATTGTCTATCTAATTTATTATAAATTTAGACAAAAATAATACCCATTTAAGCACTATCCGGCTTACCCCCA
Coding sequences within it:
- a CDS encoding DUF2256 domain-containing protein; protein product: MPLKDRKPLPQKLCVVCRRPFSWRKKWQHNWTEVKYCSDACRKFRGKKSL